Proteins co-encoded in one Ruegeria sp. YS9 genomic window:
- a CDS encoding ligase-associated DNA damage response DEXH box helicase, translating to MTQIPARIDTWFSTKGWSIHPHQQEMFDRAKDPATLLIAPTGGGKTMAGFLPSLSELADGGHNGLHTLYVSPLKALAADIKRNLRTPVDEIGLPIRIEDRTGDTSATQRKRQRADPPHILLTTPESLALLTSYEDAPRMFDGVQRIIVDEIHALAESKRGDQLMLALARLQRLNPDLRRVGLSATVEDPTAIARFLARHPDPCRIVQADPGPDPDIQMLETTEMPPWSGGGAAYSIPAVLDQIRRHKTTLIFHNTRAQAEIYFHNLWLANDDGLPIGIHHGSLDRQQRERVEAAMVRGELRAIVCTGSLDLGIDWGDVDLVIQIGAPKNVKRLVQRIGRANHRYNAPSKALLVPANRFEVVECVAALEAAKAHDLDGEPRGPGPRDVLCQHILIAACAGPFDADDLYAEMTSAGPYAQLTRPEFDACLDFCATGGYALRAYDRWQRLQQRADGQWQLRDPRAESRIRMNLGTIQDTDTLKVRLKRSRGGKPLGEVEEAFAASLTPGDTFLIGGQIVRYEGLREMVVEVSRRADRKPKIATFSGTKFATSTQLSDRILRMFAQTDWPHLPSHTADWLVLQRQVSRLPQRDRLLIESFPSDGREHLCVYGFAGRNAQQTLGLLLTKRMEETGLAPLGFVATDYATLIWGLDAVTDPRPLFQPEALRDGLDTWLAGNAVMKRTFRASATIAGLIERNMAGQRKTGRQATFSSDILYDTLLKYDPDHLLMQITREEAMRGLVDFGRIEAMLARIGDRIDLLRLDRVSPLAAPLFLEVGKVPVKGAAEERLLAEESARLMEAAGLDQL from the coding sequence ATGACGCAGATTCCCGCTCGGATTGATACGTGGTTTTCCACCAAAGGCTGGTCCATCCACCCACATCAGCAAGAGATGTTCGATCGGGCGAAGGACCCGGCAACCCTGCTGATCGCCCCGACCGGTGGCGGCAAGACCATGGCCGGTTTTCTGCCTTCCCTGTCCGAGCTGGCCGATGGAGGCCACAACGGTTTGCATACACTCTATGTCTCGCCGCTCAAGGCGCTGGCGGCGGATATCAAACGTAACCTGCGCACCCCGGTGGACGAGATCGGCCTGCCCATTCGGATCGAGGATCGCACCGGTGACACCTCGGCCACGCAGAGAAAACGCCAAAGGGCCGACCCACCCCATATCCTGCTGACCACACCGGAAAGTCTGGCACTGCTGACCTCGTACGAGGATGCCCCGCGCATGTTCGATGGGGTGCAGCGGATCATCGTCGACGAAATCCACGCACTGGCGGAAAGCAAGCGCGGTGATCAACTGATGCTGGCCTTGGCGCGTCTTCAGCGTCTCAACCCGGATCTGCGTCGCGTCGGCCTGTCGGCCACGGTCGAAGACCCCACGGCGATTGCCCGCTTTCTGGCGCGCCACCCGGACCCCTGCCGGATCGTGCAGGCCGACCCCGGCCCGGACCCGGACATCCAGATGCTGGAAACAACCGAAATGCCGCCATGGTCCGGCGGAGGCGCGGCCTATTCCATTCCGGCTGTGCTGGACCAGATTCGGCGGCACAAGACCACGCTGATCTTTCACAACACCCGCGCGCAGGCCGAGATCTATTTTCATAACCTGTGGCTGGCGAATGACGACGGCCTGCCCATCGGCATCCATCATGGCAGTCTTGACCGACAGCAGCGCGAGCGGGTCGAAGCCGCGATGGTGCGTGGCGAATTGCGCGCCATCGTCTGCACCGGCAGCCTCGATCTGGGCATTGATTGGGGCGATGTCGATCTGGTGATTCAGATCGGTGCGCCCAAGAACGTCAAACGGCTGGTGCAAAGGATTGGTCGGGCCAACCACCGCTATAACGCGCCTTCCAAGGCGCTGCTGGTTCCTGCCAACCGGTTTGAAGTTGTCGAATGCGTCGCTGCGCTCGAGGCCGCCAAAGCCCATGACCTGGACGGGGAACCCCGAGGCCCCGGCCCCCGCGATGTGTTGTGCCAGCACATTCTGATTGCGGCCTGTGCCGGGCCCTTTGACGCCGATGATCTGTATGCCGAGATGACATCCGCCGGACCTTATGCACAGTTGACGCGACCCGAGTTTGACGCCTGTCTGGATTTCTGTGCCACCGGGGGCTACGCCTTGCGCGCCTATGATCGCTGGCAAAGGTTGCAGCAGCGTGCCGACGGGCAATGGCAATTGCGCGATCCTCGCGCTGAGTCACGCATTCGCATGAACTTGGGCACGATTCAGGATACCGACACCCTGAAGGTACGCCTGAAGCGCAGCCGTGGTGGAAAACCGTTGGGCGAAGTCGAAGAAGCCTTTGCTGCTTCGCTGACCCCCGGCGATACCTTCCTGATCGGCGGGCAGATCGTGCGCTATGAGGGCCTGCGCGAAATGGTGGTCGAGGTCAGCCGTCGCGCAGATCGCAAACCAAAGATCGCGACCTTCTCGGGCACGAAATTTGCGACTTCCACGCAACTCAGCGACCGCATTCTGCGCATGTTCGCCCAAACTGACTGGCCGCACCTGCCTTCTCATACGGCGGATTGGCTGGTCTTGCAGCGCCAAGTGTCCCGCCTGCCTCAACGCGATCGTCTGTTGATCGAAAGCTTTCCAAGTGACGGGCGAGAGCATCTGTGCGTTTACGGATTCGCTGGTCGCAATGCGCAACAGACACTGGGCCTGCTGCTGACCAAACGGATGGAGGAAACCGGTTTGGCCCCGCTGGGGTTTGTCGCCACAGACTATGCCACGCTGATTTGGGGTTTGGATGCGGTCACTGACCCGCGCCCTTTGTTTCAACCCGAAGCGCTGCGTGACGGGCTGGACACATGGCTGGCGGGCAACGCAGTCATGAAGCGTACCTTTCGCGCGTCGGCCACGATTGCTGGTCTGATCGAACGCAACATGGCCGGACAGCGTAAAACCGGACGGCAAGCCACGTTTTCGTCAGACATTCTCTATGACACACTGCTGAAATATGATCCCGATCATCTGTTGATGCAGATCACCCGCGAAGAGGCCATGCGCGGGTTGGTTGACTTCGGTCGTATCGAGGCGATGCTGGCGCGCATCGGCGACCGCATAGACCTGCTGCGTCTGGATCGCGTTTCCCCACTGGCCGCGCCGCTTTTTCTTGAGGTTGGAAAAGTGCCTGTCAAAGGGGCAGCCGAAGAAAGGCTGCTTGCCGAAGAAAGCGCGCGCCTGATGGAAGCCGCCGGGTTGGACCAGCTTTGA